In the genome of bacterium, the window ATTTAGAAGCAAAAATTAATTTTTCTGTAGGGATAAATAAAAATTATCCGTGTAAGGTCGTTCCTTCTTCAATTATGCTTAATTCAGGCCAGTCTGTCAAGGTACGTGTAAGTGTAAAAACGGACAGCACGATTGAATCAAATTTTGCCCAAAGAGTTATGTTTACTGCATATTTTGCATTGGATGTAAATGACAGAGAAGTAAATATAAAGACCGTAGAAATTGTACCTACCGGAGTTAATAAAAAGAGCGGATATCATATGTTCCCTGTTAAGGTGGGAGTATCACATGGAATGCAGAGAAATTCCAAAGAAAATTCCGTTACTCAGATTACTGTCTCAGGAGAAGGCGTTATCAATGACGGCTCTGACAAGTATTTTAAATTCGGTTTAAAAGGCCCTGATGCGTACGGGAGGTCAATATTTTTTGAACATGAAGAGTACTTTGCCCTTTTCAGGACAAACAGATTTAATATTCATATAGGAGATAAAAGTTTTACTCTTTCCCCCTTACTTGAGCATTTCAGATACGGCCGAGGAGTAGAGGCTGGTATAAAGGAAGGTAAATTTACTGCGGGCGGATATGCTTTTAAAACAAGATGGCTCAAACCGAATGAAACTCAAAAAGCATTGTACTTGAATTATATCCCTGCAAAAGGAGCGGAAATAGGCTTGAATTTGTTGAATAAAAAAGGAAGAGCGAGACACGGGACATTATTCAGCATTCATACACGTATTACCAAATTTGCAGGAACGAATATTGATGCAGAAATTGCATCAGGTGAGAAGAAGGCTGCATATCAGATACATTTGACTGGTAAAACTCCTGCTGTTTTCTACTCATTAAATCTTATTGCTGCTGATAAGGATTTTCCGGGATATTACACAGATACTCGTTTCTTTACAGCAGCTTTAACCTGCAAATTAAGAAAAGATTTACAGTTAATGGCCAATTATAGACAAGAACATCAGAATTTTGAGATAGATACAACAGAGTATTCCGCGCCTTTCTCAAAATATGGTAAAATAGGTGTTGCTTACAGGCCGGGGAAAAAAGTTCAGCTTTTTGGAGACATGGTATTTAAAAGCAGAAAAGACAGAATGCCGATATCTTTATTTGATTATAGAGAAATCAGCGGACGTTTCAGCGGAAGGTACAAGATCGGGCCGGTAAGTTTTACAGGATCA includes:
- a CDS encoding carboxypeptidase regulatory-like domain-containing protein, translating into LEAKINFSVGINKNYPCKVVPSSIMLNSGQSVKVRVSVKTDSTIESNFAQRVMFTAYFALDVNDREVNIKTVEIVPTGVNKKSGYHMFPVKVGVSHGMQRNSKENSVTQITVSGEGVINDGSDKYFKFGLKGPDAYGRSIFFEHEEYFALFRTNRFNIHIGDKSFTLSPLLEHFRYGRGVEAGIKEGKFTAGGYAFKTRWLKPNETQKALYLNYIPAKGAEIGLNLLNKKGRARHGTLFSIHTRITKFAGTNIDAEIASGEKKAAYQIHLTGKTPAVFYSLNLIAADKDFPGYYTDTRFFTAALTCKLRKDLQLMANYRQEHQNFEIDTTEYSAPFSKYGKIGVAYRPGKKVQLFGDMVFKSRKDRMPISLFDYREISGRFSGRYKIGPVSFTGSIETGKTYNKLLDSLLVMYRYMASIYLAPGDNFSARSYLYVNINNRYSMKQEQRVTFGLNLRYKVAGRTSLILNYQNNYSREEYFRNRDLFEASLNHTMSNGHVFSAKARYSLVRNTFNMRETSLLFSYMIPVSIPVGKKHGLGVVKGKIYNAEDGVPFKGVIVRMANVVTVTNKNGEFAFPPTVPGEYLLNIDKSNLGMNTIGVQKMPLKLSLLGGEEKQIVLGITKAATLSGRILLFTTTPDNSVKKRREIDQGVDATKMEAGIGPKLYPSGGVPEVIVELKKDNEVKRWFSDKDGYFYFDNLRPGNWELKIFSTNIPDNFKLEKSNFEINLKPLEKKEISVRVIPRKRKIKILQQGGVLIEEDKNGDK